GAAATTCtacgtaagctctagaaaaacaaaatcccggacgtttgtaaAATTCCGCCCGGGCatatttttaagtctaaaaaagaggacatgtccgggtaaaagaggacgtctggtcaccctaagtaGTTAAGATACGACATTCTAACTTAAAACTTCATAGAGAGTAAGTGCActgtgttccaccttaaatccagGCGCGAGGCTCATCACATCATTGTGCCTCGCCCTTTTCCCCGCAATTTTGTAAACCCCTTGTCCACCGTACTCTTCATCAACTTCCCCACCCACTCTGCTGCTTGGGTATTTAGAAGTGGGCCACCAAATCAAAACATGCATTCATaagtaattattttcaattatttaCTTGAACATTTATGTACAATTAGAACCTCTACATATCACCATTTTTTctgcaagaaaaacaaaaaaatacatgagatgaaaaaaaaaattccccaaAGGCCATTATAGAGCCCCGGAAGCCCCGGGCAAGGCGACGCCCCTGTGACAGAGTATTTACACTTTTTGTGTTTAGGGAATAGGGTGCCATTTGGAACAGAGCATAATACATTCGGTACCAGGAAAGCAACAAAAGCAGAGgtgaatgtattttttactcCATGATGTTCAATCtgatgtctgaggaaatctatTGTAATAAATTTGCTTTTGTCTGCAGTCTGTGTCAATGACAGGATTTCTTTTGGGGGGAGGTGCGTGTCAATGCGGGACCTACACGTTGCTTATTGGTTTGACgcagtaaaatataaatatgcgGTTTTGATTTACAAATATTAGTTTTAGAGGTATAATGATTGGATGATGCCTGTTGTGTTTGGACTCTCTGGGCCACCGAATAGCCAAGGTATAACCAGTtaatacccagtaaacaaggaacgtccctggacgttcaaaataggtctaaaagtagtctgtctgtcagggacatattttaaacgtcaatggacgtccaaaatccattttaaaaagttggttaagtggtgaccaatcgataacgtaatctggacgtccaaaatgcgtaatatacaagtaatttatttcgggaccaattaataacgccAAAaaacgtccaaaatacgtctaatagtcgtcttttcaatgtctgtgtttggacgtcttttcaactttcattttcaaccttaagagaacgttgattagacggcagtcattacgttatttcaacgttgaatcaacgtctaaatgtttactgggtatattaaaacagtgaataatCAGCACGTAATTTGACCAGTGGTGTTAAAAGTCTTGCACATGTTACAGTTTGGCAACTTTCCCTCCTTTCATCCTTGTGCACTGAGCCAATCATGGCTCGCGGGGTGGGGGGGGCTTAGGGGGATGAACGCACGCACTATAAAACCCTGTGGATGGGAACTGAACGCCTTTCAGACATTCTGCACAGTCGTGGCCTAACGTGTCCTGGACGCGTATTTAAAGATGAAGGCTGTCATTCTTGCGCTCTCGGCTCTGGCGCTGCTGCGCGCGGGACAGGCTCAGAGCCCCGCGCCCACAGAGGAAGGCGAGCAATGCGCCACGTGCGAGTCCCGACAGCAGAGCAAGCGGATGCGCCTGCACTCCATCAAGGCGCAGATCCTGAGCTTACTGCGTCTGCAGCACGCGCCTAACATTAGCAGAGAGGCGGTGAAGCAGCTGCTGCCGCGCGCGCCACCTCTGCAGCAGCTGCTCAGTCAATACGAAAACGGCGAGAGCGCGGAGCACGACGAAGAGCAGGCGACCACCGAGACCATCATCGTCGTGGCCACGGAACGTAAGACCACGTGCTTTTACGCATAATTTCATTATTCTATTATTTTATACACAGGCAGGGCCTACAGCTCTGACGCACGTAATTAATGTATTCTAATTAGCATACTCTTATAATGAACAGCTGCATGTGAGCCTTTCATGCCCAGTGCGTGTGCTAGAGGGCTATTAAATCCCAAAAAgaactggactgtggagcagtggagagaATGAGCTCCATATAAGGTTCCACAATATAGGATAAACTTTCCCAGAAGGGTAGAGActgttactgtagcaaagaaaaacaaacttcTGATTTATACCCGTCAGCTGTCCCCAAAGTTTAGGCCACTTAGTATATATAATGTTCATGCAAGCTTTTATTAAAACATGCTTCTGATGTCATGAAAAAATTATTATAGGCTTGTATATAGACAACATTATGGAATGGTTTTCACACGAattgtacacacacatgcttcTGAAGTTCGGATTTGATGGAATAGttagtgtttttattgcttttaacATAGGTACATAATTTCACAGTGAAGAAAGATGTTGGTTATATTTGGTTTCAGCACAAGGCATGGTCCAGGGCAATGGAGCGCCACGCTGCTGCCTGTTCTCTCTAAGCCCCAAGATCCTGCCGGACAACGTTGTGAAGGCCCAGCTGTGGTTCCACCTGCGCTTGGGACGAGAGGCCACCACTGTGTCCATGCAGCTGTCTGGCCTCAGCAGCAGCTCCAATATCCACTCACTGAGCCTGGATGTGGACTCTCACACTAGCCCATGGCAAAGTGTTGACATGAAGCAGCCGCTCCAAGCTTGGCTGCAGCGGCCGAATAGCAGCTTCGGTGTCCAGATCAAGGCACTGGACACACATGGCAAGGACCTGGCCATCACCTCCGCTGAGTCTGGAGAGGAGGGGCTTGTAAGGCATTTCCTGCTTAGAgcatgttttatacatttcaaaTCAGAACAGCCATTAATGGAACAATCAGACATTTTTTACCAGCaatatttatgaattattttttttctatgaaaTTGAAGTCGTATTAGATGAAAACACAAATTCCTTTTTACATGTTCATGCTCCATTTGgaggtggccatgtttaaaataatgatatgtagtgtttttaccttggaattacagcttcagaataatTGTTATGTACCACTATAGGGAGAATAGGGTCATTGCTTCTctggcctcagcactgcagacactgcattatgtaacctttggaggtGGGCAGGAATCCACCCCTCCATCCCTGTCTCTCTTGACTGCAGGACAGTGCTGAAAAAGCGAGTCTAGAGGAGCCAAGGAGCAAACataccaaatcttacatagtgttgctttataGCAGGGTTAATATAAAATCTGATACGTCTACAGGCCTGTAGTTGTCAGCAAACTGGCTGCTACATAACATGAAGAAGATTTACTGGAGGAAATAACTATGTTCTTTGCTCTCACAGCAGCCGTTCTTGGAGGTGAAGATTGCAGAGAGTCTGAAGCGTTCAAGGAGAGACACGGGTCTGGACTGTGACGAGCGTTCAACTGAGTCTCGCTGCTGTCGTTATCCACTTACTGTGGACTTTGAGGACTTCGGCTGGGATTGGATCATTGCACCCAAACGCTACAAAGCCAACTACTGCTCGGGTGAGTGTGAGCAGGTTCACCTGCAGAAGtatccacacactcacctggtgaACAAGGCCAACCCTCGTGGCACCGCAGGACCCTGCTGCACCCCAACAAAGATGTCCCCCATCAACATGCTCTACTTCAACCACCGTGAGCAGATCATCTATGGGAAAATTCCTTCCATGGTCGTGGACCTCTGTGGCTGCTCCTGAGCCCAGTCATGCTACCAGGAGCATTTCATAGCCAGTGCTTTGCTGAACAATAGCTGAGCTTTTTAGGGCAAATCTCCGGGCCCAGGACTAAAGTAAAAGTTCAGATTCTCCCCAAAAATCATGTGCCTCAACCCAGACCAAGGCACTAAAAGttaaaatatcacatcaaatCTTTGAGGACTTAAATAATTGTGGACCTCCCCTCAAAACAAATGTGCCACATTCATGACGTGAAGACAACACGTTAAATTTAGGCACATTATAAATAtaggaaaaaaatattgtaatatgaCACAATATTTTGTCATTGTGAATGACTACTAGGATGATGAAGTATAAACCAGTTTTGACAATTtacataataattattattattattattattattatttttactgacTATGACTAGGTTAGGGCCCACTGCAAGCTGTGAGGTTGAGTTATTAAGTGTTGCTGCCTAGCTTTATTTAGCTACTTTGGTCTTAATATCTAGGCCAAATGGTGGTCTCTACGAATAT
This window of the Hoplias malabaricus isolate fHopMal1 chromosome Y, fHopMal1.hap1, whole genome shotgun sequence genome carries:
- the mstna gene encoding myostatin a → MKAVILALSALALLRAGQAQSPAPTEEGEQCATCESRQQSKRMRLHSIKAQILSLLRLQHAPNISREAVKQLLPRAPPLQQLLSQYENGESAEHDEEQATTETIIVVATEPQGMVQGNGAPRCCLFSLSPKILPDNVVKAQLWFHLRLGREATTVSMQLSGLSSSSNIHSLSLDVDSHTSPWQSVDMKQPLQAWLQRPNSSFGVQIKALDTHGKDLAITSAESGEEGLQPFLEVKIAESLKRSRRDTGLDCDERSTESRCCRYPLTVDFEDFGWDWIIAPKRYKANYCSGECEQVHLQKYPHTHLVNKANPRGTAGPCCTPTKMSPINMLYFNHREQIIYGKIPSMVVDLCGCS